In Bernardetia litoralis DSM 6794, the genomic window TCCTCTGTACCTTCATTTTTGACAGCCGAAGTAATAAAATTAGGAGGTAGAGCTTCCCAACGAGATTTCAAAACAGTTTCATAACGCTCCAAAGAAGCTACTAATTTGCTGTTGTTGAGTTTGTCAGCTTTTGTAAAGACAATGGCAAACGGAATTTCATTTTCTGCCAACCATTCAAAAAACTCTAAATCAATAGCTTGTGGTTCGTGGCGAATATCCACCAAAACAAAAGTAACTACTAAGTTTTTTCGTTCTGAAAGATATTCAGTAATTAATCCTTCAAAATCCAAACGTTTTGATTTACTCACTCTTGCCCAACCATATCCTGGTAAATCGACTAAATACCAGTTTTCATTAATCAAAAAATGATTGATAAGTTGAGTTTTACCAGGTGTAGAAGACGTTTTGGCAAGACTATTTCGATTAGTCATTGCATTAATAAGCGAAGATTTTCCTACATTCGAACGCCCAATGAAGGCATATTCGGGCATGTGAGGAGATGGACAAGTCTTAAAAGAAGGATTACTTTCTAAGAATTTGGCAGTATTGATATTCATGTTGAAATAGTGGAAACGATTTTTGTTGCTTTTGTTTCCTTAAAACACCACTAATTTTTGATGGCATTAGATAACTTACAACAAGATTAAATTTAAAAATAAATACAAAGGTGGTTAATTTTCTATTCATTGACAAAAACAAAAAAATACTCTTCAATAAAAAGTGGTTTTAGAAAATTCTTAAACATAGAAATTTAATGTGTCAAATTAGTTTTGTTGATTAGATTATTATTCTAAAACTATTTTTTATTGTAAATAACCTCAAAAAAAATAACTGAATAAAACTTAATCTAATTCAATTATCCTTTTTATAAAAATAGATTTTATATTAAAACTTTCTCTCCTATCTAAATATTTAAAATTTTTTTGTTTATAGTAAAGCAATCAAAAAACCTACGAAAATAGCTACCCAAAGAATATCCATAAAATGCCAATAGATAGTAAGAAGTTGTAATTTAATTTTTTCAAAAGGATTTGTAACTGTAATCAAAATTTGAACAGCATCATCAGCCTTTTTTATATATTGATTGAGAAGCACTGCTGAATAAATAAGTCCTCCCATAACATGAATCATATGAAAAGCTGAAA contains:
- the yihA gene encoding ribosome biogenesis GTP-binding protein YihA/YsxC gives rise to the protein MNINTAKFLESNPSFKTCPSPHMPEYAFIGRSNVGKSSLINAMTNRNSLAKTSSTPGKTQLINHFLINENWYLVDLPGYGWARVSKSKRLDFEGLITEYLSERKNLVVTFVLVDIRHEPQAIDLEFFEWLAENEIPFAIVFTKADKLNNSKLVASLERYETVLKSRWEALPPNFITSAVKNEGTEDILEYIEKYNKVLEEKFSQIQPIKVNKEELPQPQKPVVQRKKYNQHKPYKKEESENELNDFEKNAPKLSKYASPRKTNSKYTVPFSHSTKSDKPKNTGKRPAQNVKRNSKAAEKKEFGREESKKFTKKPYKGDAKNTPKNSTSTRNRTSPKPTTFKGKPQRPKK